The following proteins come from a genomic window of Sardina pilchardus chromosome 1, fSarPil1.1, whole genome shotgun sequence:
- the LOC134088544 gene encoding NLR family CARD domain-containing protein 3-like isoform X1, producing the protein MDVPEEEEDAVGGDQTGRAACAVSSHESLKNEEPVTDGHQGISTGRVLSYPRPQTHRPVSPVPSCVSMKSDWSMGHPYNFSSGTPQSDQKPQTHRPVSPVPSCVSMKSDCSMGHPYNFSSGTPQSDQKPQTHRPVSPVTSCVSMKSDCSMGHPYNFSSGPPQSDQKPQTHRPVSPVPSCVSMKSDRSMGHPYNFSSGPSRSDQKPQTQRPVSPVPSYVSMKSDCSMGHPYNFSSGPPRSDQKDILAQDQSRCGVCEQLLRDPVITSCGHSFCRQCISSYWSQSGPSGDYSCPRCRKRPRTQPIMNPDMTQPLYPSTDMAQSYLNPPTDMTLPSSYQHSEMAQPPVYPTTSMAQPHLNPPTAMAQPHLYPPTAMAQPHLYPPTAMAQRHLYPPIAMAQRHLYPSAAMAQPHLYPPTAMAQPHLYPPTAMAQPHLYPPTAMAQRHLYPPIAMAQRHLYPSAAMAQPHLYPPTAMEPPSSYQHSEMALHLNPSANMAQVPPSPHTDTGQSPQYSNSAMGQHNHTHIQHPLYPHIHTAQISPQHTDEHTVMTGSTHLQTEHAPVKRAKRTDDDVLTRVLMTHKAIMKRRFESICEGIIRSETQTLLNKIYTELYITEGESEGVNNEHEVWQVESASRPQTTEDTAINCNDIFKPLPGQERHIKTVMTKGIAGIGKTVSVQKFILDWAEERANQDVDFMFVLPFRELNLVKHDQYSLHRLLLDFHPELRELQDAEYKDCHIVFIFDGLDESRLPLSFQGNQTLSDVTQASSVDVLMTSLIQGTLLPSALLWITSRPAATSQIPSQCISLVTEVRGFNDPQKEEYFRKRISDQNQANRIISHITATRSLHIMCHMPVFCWISATVLQQILEQDDGKEAPKTLTEMFIHFLLIQTTRKNQKYQEESETDRQRLLESHKGVILKLAELAFKHLENGNLMFYEEDLRECGIDVSEASVYSGMCTEIFREECVFHHKKVYCFVHLSIQEFLAALHLFASYLSKNMEVLEPLLSRKSKSLPDVPLDELLKNAVNKALESKNGHLDLFVRFLHGISLVSNQRLLLGLLAHTHSSPESVKKTIKNLKVMQRPNISPERCINLFHCLVEMHDSSVHDEIQAFLKAEKGAVKQLTLAHCSALAHVLLMSDQVLDEFDLSKYKTSPEGRRRLVPVVRCCKKALLAGCNLTETSYEIVASALQSGNSPLRELDLSQNDLQKSGEKLVSALQSPNCKLETLRITGCELKEKSWEIVASALQSANCPLRELDLSQNDLQTSGEKLPSALQSPNCKLETLRLVGCKLRGRFLALTLQWANSHLRELDISDSVLQDCGGELLHQPLNQDCKVRLISRGLKDSSSKVVVSVLQSYNSQLSELDMSGCDLQTSEEKLLSGLRDPYCQLEKLRLVGCKLRGRFLALTLQWANSHLRELDISDSELQDCGGELFHLPLNQDCKVRLISCKLKDSSTVVVVSVLGPYISQLSELDMSGCDLQTSEEKLLSGLRNSNCHLEKLRLNLCHLSKASCEMMASVLQSTPSHLRELDMSDNDLQDEGVELLCAGLRDPQCKLETLRLSGCLITHEGCSLLSSALKSNPSYLKQLDLSYNHPGDSGVRELTDRLNDPSCKLETLRYDHGGECRIKPGLRKYACELTLDPNTAGRDLSLSEGNRKVTHVYQQQPYPAHPERFDGWSQVLGREGLSGHHPETCDSLGQSLVSTGQSGRYYWEAEWNDDGTVYIAVAYKSMERKGSGSSSLFGCTAKSWRLECFSDRYSASHNNKDTSIPAPSSRSSRVGVYLDWPAGTLSFYSVSSNTLTHLHTFHSTFTEPLYPGFFVGYKSSVSLCQIT; encoded by the exons ATGGATGTccctgaagaggaagaggatgctgTTGGTGGAGATCAGACAGGCAGAGCAGCATGTGCCGTGTCCAGCCACGAGTCCCTGAAGAATGAGGAGCCCGtcactgatgggcatcaggggatcagcacaggaagagtgctgtcttatccaag accacagacacacagaccagtgtctccagtgcccagctgtgtgtccatgaagagtgactggtccatggggCACCCTTACAATTTCAGCAGTGGAACACCACAGTCCGATCAAAA accccagacacacagaccagtgtctccagtgcccagctgtgtgtccatgaagagtgactgctCCATGGGACACCCTTACAATTTCAGTAGTGGAACACCACAGTCCGATCAAAA accacagacacacagaccagtgtctccagtgaccagctgtgtgtccatgaagagtgactgctCCATGGGACACCCTTACAATTTCAgtagtggaccaccacagtccGATCAAAA accacagacacacagaccagtgtctccagtgcccagctgtgtgtccatgaagagtgaccggtcTATGGGACACCCTTacaatttcagcagtggaccatcACGGTCTGATCAAAA acccCAGACACaaagaccagtgtctccagtgcccagctatgtgtccatgaagagtgactgctCCATGGGACACCCTTACAATTTCAGTAGTGGACCACCACGGTCTGATCAAAA GGATATACTGGCCCAGGATCAGtccaggtgtggagtgtgtgagcagctactgagggacccagtcatcaccagctgtggacacagtttctgcaggcagtgcatcagCAGCTACTGGAGCCAGTCAGGTCCATCAGGAGACTACAGCTGCCCCCGCTGCAGAAAGAGACCCAGAACACAACCCATCATGAACCCTGACATGACTCAACCACTGTACCCGtctacagacatggcacaatCTTACCTAAACCCACCAACAGACATGACACTGCCCTCGTCATATCAACACAGTGAAATGGCACAACCACCTGTATATCCAACTACGTCCATGGCACAGCCTCACCTAAACCCACCAACAGCCATGGCACAGcctcacctatacccacctacagccatggcacagcctcacctatacccacctacagccatggcacagCGTCACTTATACCCACCTATAGCCATGGCACAGCGTCACTTATACCCATCTGCAGCCATGGCACAGcctcacctatacccacctacagccatggcacagcctcacctatacccacctacagccatggcacagcctcacctatacccacctacagccatggcacagCGTCACTTATACCCACCTATAGCCATGGCACAGCGTCACTTATACCCATCTgcagccatggcacaacctcacctatacccacctACAGCCATGGAACCGCCTTCATCATACCAACACAGTGAAATGGCACTTCATCTGAACCCATCTGCAAACATGGCACAAGTTcctccatccccacacacagacacggggcAGAGTCCTCAGTACTCAAACTCAGCCATGGGGCAGCAtaatcatacacacatccagcaccctctttatccacacatccacacggcACAGATCTCTCCACAGCACACAGATGAGCACACAGTCATGACAGGCAGCACCCATCTGCAAACTGAGCATGCTCCAGTCAAAAGGGCCAAACGAACAG ATGACGATGTCCTCACCAGAGTACTGATGACCCATAAAGCCATcatgaagaggaggtttgagagcatatgtgaaggcatcataaggtcagagactcaaacactcctgaacaagatctacacagagctctacatcacagagggagagagtgaaggggtgaataatgagcatgaggtttggcaggtcGAGTCAGCATCCAGGCCACAAACTACAGAGGACACAGCAATCAACTGTAatgacatcttcaagcccttacctggacaggaGAGACATATCAAAACTGTCATGACCAAGGGgattgctggcattggaaaaaccgTCTCAGTCCAGAAGTTCATCCTtgactgggcagaggagagagctaaccaggatgtagatttcatgtttgtgcttccgttccgtgagctgaatttggtTAAGCATGATCAGTACagtcttcacaggctcctgcttgacttccaccctgagctaAGAGAGCTACAGGATGCTGAATACAAAGACTGCCacattgtgttcatctttgatggtctggatgagagtCGACTTCCACTGAGTTTCCAAGGGAACCAGACATTGTCTGATGTGACACAAGCATCATCAGTGGATGTGCTGATGACAAGCCTCATTCAGGGAAcactgcttccctctgctctcctctggataacctccagaccagcagcaaccagtcagatcccttctcagtgcatcagtctggtgacagaagtacgagggttcaatgacccacagaaggaagagtacttcaggaagaggatcagtgaccagaatcaagccaacagaatcatctcacacattacagcaaccaggagtctccacatcatgtgccacatgccagtcttctgttggatctcaGCCACTGTTCTTCAGCAGATACTGGAACAGGATGATGGGAAAGAAGCCCCAAAAACACTGACTGAAATGTTCATACACTTcctgctcatccagaccaccaggaagaaccagaagtatcaagaggaaagtgagacagatagacagaggctCCTGGAATCACACAAGGGTGTCATATTGAAACTCGCAGAGCTGGCTTTCAAGCATCTGGAGAATGGCAATCTCatgttctatgaggaagacctgagagagtgtgggatcgatgtcagtgaagcctcagtgtactctggcatgtgcactgagatcttcagggaggaatgtgtgtttcatCACAAGAAAGTCTACTGCTTTGTCCATCTGAGCATTCAGGAGTTTCTTGCTGCACTTCATTTGTTTGCCTCCTACTTGAGTAAGAACATGGAGGTCCTGGAGCCATTACTTAGCAGGAAGTCCAAGTCTTTGCCAGATGTGCCTCTCGATGAGCTGCTGAAGAATGCAGTGAACAAAGCTTTGGAAAGCAAGAATGGACaccttgatttgtttgttcGCTTCCTTCATGGCATTTCTCTGGTGTCAAATCAGAGACTTTTGCTTGGcctcctggcacacacacacagcagcccagagAGTGTGAAGAAAACAATCAAGAACCTGAAGGtgatgcagagaccaaatatcTCCCCCGAGAGGTGCATCAATCTGTTCCACTGCCTGGTGGAAATGCATGACTCTTCTGTTCATGATGAAATCCAGGCTTTCCTGAAGGCAGAGAAAGGTGCCGTGAAACAGCTCACACTGGCTCACTGCTCAGCCTTGGCTCATgtgcttctgatgtctgatcaggtgctggatgagtttgacctgaGCAAATACAAAACCTCTCCAGAAGGTCGCAGGAGACTGGTTCCAGTCGTGAGATGCTGCAAAAAGGCTCT ACTTGCTGGCTGCAATCTAACAGAGACGTCTTATGAGATTGtggcctcagctctgcagtctggAAACTCCCCCTTGAGAGAGCTGGACttgagtcagaatgacctgcaaAAGTCAGGAGAAAAGCTGGTGTCTGCTCTTCAaagtccaaactgcaaactggaaacactgag AATAACTGGCTGTGAGCTCAAAGAGAAGTCCTGGGAGATCGtggcctcagctctgcagtctgcaaactgccctttaagagagctggacctgagtcagaatgacctgcagaCGTCAGGAGAAAAGCTGCCCTCTGCTCTACagagtccaaactgcaaactggaaaCACTGAG acttgttggctgtaaactaaGAGGAAGATTTCTGGCCTTgactcttcagtgggcaaactcccacctaagagagctggacatcagtgacagtgtgcttcaggactgtggaggagaactgctccatcaaccactgaatcaagactgtaaagtgag ACTCATCAGCCGTGGACTCAAAGACAGCTCCTCtaaggttgtggtctcagttctgcagtcatataattctcaactgagtgagttggacatgagtggctgtgatctgcaaacatcagaagagaagctgctctctggtcttagagaTCCGTACTGCCAACTTGaaaaactgag acttgttggctgtaaactaaGAGGAAGATTTCTGGCCTTgactcttcagtgggcaaactcccacctaagagagctggatatcagtgacagtgagcttcaggactgtggaggagaactgttCCATctaccactgaatcaagactgtaaagtgag actcATCAGCTGTAAACTCAAAGACAGCTCCACTgtggttgtggtctcagttttAGGGccatatatttctcaactgagtgagttggacatgagtggctgtgatctgcaaacatcagaagagaagctgctctctggtcttagaaactcaaactgccacctggagaaactgag GCTCAATCTGTGtcacctctctaaagcaagctgtgaaatgatggcatccgtgctgcaaagtacaccttcccatctgagagaactggacatgagtgacaatgacctgcaggatgaaggagtggagctgctctgtgcaggactaagagatccacaatgcaagctggagacactgag actgtctggttgtctcatcacacatgagggctgttctctcttgtcctctgccctcaaatcaaacccctcctacctgaaacagctggatctgagctacaatcacccaggagactcaggtgtcagagagctcacagacagactgaatgatcccAGCTGTAAACTAGAGACGTTGAG gtatgaccatggaggagagtgcaggattaaaccaggactgagaaaat atgcctgtgagctcacactggacccaaacacagcaggcagagatctctctctctctgaggggaacagaaaggtgacacatGTGTATCagcagcagccgtatcctgcccacccagagagatttgacggCTGGTCTCAGGTGCTGGgtagagagggtctgtctggacacCACCCAGAGACATGTGACAGTCTGGGTCAGAGCCTAGTCAGCACGGGTCAGTCTGGACgctactactgggaggctgagtggaatGATGATGGTACAGTTTatatagcagtggcctataaaagcatggagaggaaagggagtggGAGCAGCAGCTTGTTTGGATGTACTGCCAAGTCCTGGAGACTGGAGTGCTTTAGTGACCGTTACTCTGCCAGTCACAATAATAAGGACACTTCCATACCTGctccctcctcccgctccagcagagtaggagtgtacctggactggccagcaggcactctgtccttctacagcgtctcctctaacacactcacccacctgcacacgttccactccacattcactgagcccctctatcctgggtttttTGTTGGTTATAaatcctcagtgtccctgtgccagatcacatga
- the LOC134088544 gene encoding NACHT, LRR and PYD domains-containing protein 12-like isoform X2, with protein MNPDMTQPLYPSTDMAQSYLNPPTDMTLPSSYQHSEMAQPPVYPTTSMAQPHLNPPTAMAQPHLYPPTAMAQPHLYPPTAMAQRHLYPPIAMAQRHLYPSAAMAQPHLYPPTAMAQPHLYPPTAMAQPHLYPPTAMAQRHLYPPIAMAQRHLYPSAAMAQPHLYPPTAMEPPSSYQHSEMALHLNPSANMAQVPPSPHTDTGQSPQYSNSAMGQHNHTHIQHPLYPHIHTAQISPQHTDEHTVMTGSTHLQTEHAPVKRAKRTDDDVLTRVLMTHKAIMKRRFESICEGIIRSETQTLLNKIYTELYITEGESEGVNNEHEVWQVESASRPQTTEDTAINCNDIFKPLPGQERHIKTVMTKGIAGIGKTVSVQKFILDWAEERANQDVDFMFVLPFRELNLVKHDQYSLHRLLLDFHPELRELQDAEYKDCHIVFIFDGLDESRLPLSFQGNQTLSDVTQASSVDVLMTSLIQGTLLPSALLWITSRPAATSQIPSQCISLVTEVRGFNDPQKEEYFRKRISDQNQANRIISHITATRSLHIMCHMPVFCWISATVLQQILEQDDGKEAPKTLTEMFIHFLLIQTTRKNQKYQEESETDRQRLLESHKGVILKLAELAFKHLENGNLMFYEEDLRECGIDVSEASVYSGMCTEIFREECVFHHKKVYCFVHLSIQEFLAALHLFASYLSKNMEVLEPLLSRKSKSLPDVPLDELLKNAVNKALESKNGHLDLFVRFLHGISLVSNQRLLLGLLAHTHSSPESVKKTIKNLKVMQRPNISPERCINLFHCLVEMHDSSVHDEIQAFLKAEKGAVKQLTLAHCSALAHVLLMSDQVLDEFDLSKYKTSPEGRRRLVPVVRCCKKALLAGCNLTETSYEIVASALQSGNSPLRELDLSQNDLQKSGEKLVSALQSPNCKLETLRITGCELKEKSWEIVASALQSANCPLRELDLSQNDLQTSGEKLPSALQSPNCKLETLRLVGCKLRGRFLALTLQWANSHLRELDISDSVLQDCGGELLHQPLNQDCKVRLISRGLKDSSSKVVVSVLQSYNSQLSELDMSGCDLQTSEEKLLSGLRDPYCQLEKLRLVGCKLRGRFLALTLQWANSHLRELDISDSELQDCGGELFHLPLNQDCKVRLISCKLKDSSTVVVVSVLGPYISQLSELDMSGCDLQTSEEKLLSGLRNSNCHLEKLRLNLCHLSKASCEMMASVLQSTPSHLRELDMSDNDLQDEGVELLCAGLRDPQCKLETLRLSGCLITHEGCSLLSSALKSNPSYLKQLDLSYNHPGDSGVRELTDRLNDPSCKLETLRYDHGGECRIKPGLRKYACELTLDPNTAGRDLSLSEGNRKVTHVYQQQPYPAHPERFDGWSQVLGREGLSGHHPETCDSLGQSLVSTGQSGRYYWEAEWNDDGTVYIAVAYKSMERKGSGSSSLFGCTAKSWRLECFSDRYSASHNNKDTSIPAPSSRSSRVGVYLDWPAGTLSFYSVSSNTLTHLHTFHSTFTEPLYPGFFVGYKSSVSLCQIT; from the exons ATGAACCCTGACATGACTCAACCACTGTACCCGtctacagacatggcacaatCTTACCTAAACCCACCAACAGACATGACACTGCCCTCGTCATATCAACACAGTGAAATGGCACAACCACCTGTATATCCAACTACGTCCATGGCACAGCCTCACCTAAACCCACCAACAGCCATGGCACAGcctcacctatacccacctacagccatggcacagcctcacctatacccacctacagccatggcacagCGTCACTTATACCCACCTATAGCCATGGCACAGCGTCACTTATACCCATCTGCAGCCATGGCACAGcctcacctatacccacctacagccatggcacagcctcacctatacccacctacagccatggcacagcctcacctatacccacctacagccatggcacagCGTCACTTATACCCACCTATAGCCATGGCACAGCGTCACTTATACCCATCTgcagccatggcacaacctcacctatacccacctACAGCCATGGAACCGCCTTCATCATACCAACACAGTGAAATGGCACTTCATCTGAACCCATCTGCAAACATGGCACAAGTTcctccatccccacacacagacacggggcAGAGTCCTCAGTACTCAAACTCAGCCATGGGGCAGCAtaatcatacacacatccagcaccctctttatccacacatccacacggcACAGATCTCTCCACAGCACACAGATGAGCACACAGTCATGACAGGCAGCACCCATCTGCAAACTGAGCATGCTCCAGTCAAAAGGGCCAAACGAACAG ATGACGATGTCCTCACCAGAGTACTGATGACCCATAAAGCCATcatgaagaggaggtttgagagcatatgtgaaggcatcataaggtcagagactcaaacactcctgaacaagatctacacagagctctacatcacagagggagagagtgaaggggtgaataatgagcatgaggtttggcaggtcGAGTCAGCATCCAGGCCACAAACTACAGAGGACACAGCAATCAACTGTAatgacatcttcaagcccttacctggacaggaGAGACATATCAAAACTGTCATGACCAAGGGgattgctggcattggaaaaaccgTCTCAGTCCAGAAGTTCATCCTtgactgggcagaggagagagctaaccaggatgtagatttcatgtttgtgcttccgttccgtgagctgaatttggtTAAGCATGATCAGTACagtcttcacaggctcctgcttgacttccaccctgagctaAGAGAGCTACAGGATGCTGAATACAAAGACTGCCacattgtgttcatctttgatggtctggatgagagtCGACTTCCACTGAGTTTCCAAGGGAACCAGACATTGTCTGATGTGACACAAGCATCATCAGTGGATGTGCTGATGACAAGCCTCATTCAGGGAAcactgcttccctctgctctcctctggataacctccagaccagcagcaaccagtcagatcccttctcagtgcatcagtctggtgacagaagtacgagggttcaatgacccacagaaggaagagtacttcaggaagaggatcagtgaccagaatcaagccaacagaatcatctcacacattacagcaaccaggagtctccacatcatgtgccacatgccagtcttctgttggatctcaGCCACTGTTCTTCAGCAGATACTGGAACAGGATGATGGGAAAGAAGCCCCAAAAACACTGACTGAAATGTTCATACACTTcctgctcatccagaccaccaggaagaaccagaagtatcaagaggaaagtgagacagatagacagaggctCCTGGAATCACACAAGGGTGTCATATTGAAACTCGCAGAGCTGGCTTTCAAGCATCTGGAGAATGGCAATCTCatgttctatgaggaagacctgagagagtgtgggatcgatgtcagtgaagcctcagtgtactctggcatgtgcactgagatcttcagggaggaatgtgtgtttcatCACAAGAAAGTCTACTGCTTTGTCCATCTGAGCATTCAGGAGTTTCTTGCTGCACTTCATTTGTTTGCCTCCTACTTGAGTAAGAACATGGAGGTCCTGGAGCCATTACTTAGCAGGAAGTCCAAGTCTTTGCCAGATGTGCCTCTCGATGAGCTGCTGAAGAATGCAGTGAACAAAGCTTTGGAAAGCAAGAATGGACaccttgatttgtttgttcGCTTCCTTCATGGCATTTCTCTGGTGTCAAATCAGAGACTTTTGCTTGGcctcctggcacacacacacagcagcccagagAGTGTGAAGAAAACAATCAAGAACCTGAAGGtgatgcagagaccaaatatcTCCCCCGAGAGGTGCATCAATCTGTTCCACTGCCTGGTGGAAATGCATGACTCTTCTGTTCATGATGAAATCCAGGCTTTCCTGAAGGCAGAGAAAGGTGCCGTGAAACAGCTCACACTGGCTCACTGCTCAGCCTTGGCTCATgtgcttctgatgtctgatcaggtgctggatgagtttgacctgaGCAAATACAAAACCTCTCCAGAAGGTCGCAGGAGACTGGTTCCAGTCGTGAGATGCTGCAAAAAGGCTCT ACTTGCTGGCTGCAATCTAACAGAGACGTCTTATGAGATTGtggcctcagctctgcagtctggAAACTCCCCCTTGAGAGAGCTGGACttgagtcagaatgacctgcaaAAGTCAGGAGAAAAGCTGGTGTCTGCTCTTCAaagtccaaactgcaaactggaaacactgag AATAACTGGCTGTGAGCTCAAAGAGAAGTCCTGGGAGATCGtggcctcagctctgcagtctgcaaactgccctttaagagagctggacctgagtcagaatgacctgcagaCGTCAGGAGAAAAGCTGCCCTCTGCTCTACagagtccaaactgcaaactggaaaCACTGAG acttgttggctgtaaactaaGAGGAAGATTTCTGGCCTTgactcttcagtgggcaaactcccacctaagagagctggacatcagtgacagtgtgcttcaggactgtggaggagaactgctccatcaaccactgaatcaagactgtaaagtgag ACTCATCAGCCGTGGACTCAAAGACAGCTCCTCtaaggttgtggtctcagttctgcagtcatataattctcaactgagtgagttggacatgagtggctgtgatctgcaaacatcagaagagaagctgctctctggtcttagagaTCCGTACTGCCAACTTGaaaaactgag acttgttggctgtaaactaaGAGGAAGATTTCTGGCCTTgactcttcagtgggcaaactcccacctaagagagctggatatcagtgacagtgagcttcaggactgtggaggagaactgttCCATctaccactgaatcaagactgtaaagtgag actcATCAGCTGTAAACTCAAAGACAGCTCCACTgtggttgtggtctcagttttAGGGccatatatttctcaactgagtgagttggacatgagtggctgtgatctgcaaacatcagaagagaagctgctctctggtcttagaaactcaaactgccacctggagaaactgag GCTCAATCTGTGtcacctctctaaagcaagctgtgaaatgatggcatccgtgctgcaaagtacaccttcccatctgagagaactggacatgagtgacaatgacctgcaggatgaaggagtggagctgctctgtgcaggactaagagatccacaatgcaagctggagacactgag actgtctggttgtctcatcacacatgagggctgttctctcttgtcctctgccctcaaatcaaacccctcctacctgaaacagctggatctgagctacaatcacccaggagactcaggtgtcagagagctcacagacagactgaatgatcccAGCTGTAAACTAGAGACGTTGAG gtatgaccatggaggagagtgcaggattaaaccaggactgagaaaat atgcctgtgagctcacactggacccaaacacagcaggcagagatctctctctctctgaggggaacagaaaggtgacacatGTGTATCagcagcagccgtatcctgcccacccagagagatttgacggCTGGTCTCAGGTGCTGGgtagagagggtctgtctggacacCACCCAGAGACATGTGACAGTCTGGGTCAGAGCCTAGTCAGCACGGGTCAGTCTGGACgctactactgggaggctgagtggaatGATGATGGTACAGTTTatatagcagtggcctataaaagcatggagaggaaagggagtggGAGCAGCAGCTTGTTTGGATGTACTGCCAAGTCCTGGAGACTGGAGTGCTTTAGTGACCGTTACTCTGCCAGTCACAATAATAAGGACACTTCCATACCTGctccctcctcccgctccagcagagtaggagtgtacctggactggccagcaggcactctgtccttctacagcgtctcctctaacacactcacccacctgcacacgttccactccacattcactgagcccctctatcctgggtttttTGTTGGTTATAaatcctcagtgtccctgtgccagatcacatga